The DNA sequence CGAGTCCTGAATCCCGTCCGCACACCGTCCATCCCGGCACGAAAGGGGAACGTCACCATGCGCAACCGTGAATCCTGAAACGACGCGGGCCCGGGTGGGGCCGCTCAGGCGGTGGCGCCGCCGTCGACCACCAGGTCGTGGCCGACCGTGAACCCGGCCTCGGCCGAAGCCAGCCACAGCACCGCTGCGGCCACTTCGGCGGTGGCACCCACCCGGCCCAGCGGAATCGCGGCCTTGAGCCGCACGGCGCGGCCGGCGTCCGTCTCGCCGGGCCGCAGCGACATCCCGGTGTCGGTCGGCCCCGGGCTGACGGCGTTGATGCGGACGCCGTCGGCGATGTGGTCGCGCGCCGCGGTGCGGGTCAGCACGCTCACCGCGGCCTTCGACGCGGCGTAGGCCGCCATGCCCGGGATCCGGCCGTGCGAGCCGATGTTCGACGCCATGTTGACGATCGCGCCGCCGCCGTGCGCCCGCATGTGCGCGATCTCGTGCTTCATGCAGAGCCAGGTGCCGGTGAGGTTGGTGCCGATGACGGCGTCGAAGACGTCTTCACGCAGGTCCCCGGCCGCCGCGGGGGCGCCGAGGACGCCGGCGTTGTTGAACGCGACGTCCAGGCCGCCGTGGCGCGCGACGACCGTCTCGACCATGCGCGCGACGTCCGCGGAGTCGGTGACGTCCGCGACGACCGCGCTCGCCGGGCCGCCGATTTCCTCGACCGCCGAGGCGAGCCGCTGCTCGTCGCGCCCCGCGACGACCACCGTCGCGCCTTCTTCGGCGAACGCCTTGGCCGTCGCCCGTCCGATGCCCGAACTGCCGCCCGTCACCAAGACGATCTTGCCCGCGAACCGTGCCCCCATGCCTGCCTTCTTTCTGGTCTGATCATTCTCGAATGAGGATGCGCATCGCCTGCGAGACGGCCGCGTTCAGCCGGCCCGCCGCGTCCGTGCCCTTGCCCAGGACCCGCAGGCCCTGGAGGACGGTGAGCAGGAACCGGGCGAGGGTTGCCGGGTCGCTGCCCTCGGGTAGCTCGCCCTGCGCCTTCGCTCGTTCCAGTGCCATGGTGAGCGCGACCTCGAGGGTGTCCCAGCTGCGTTCCACCAGTCGCGCGACCGCCGGGTCACGGGGGAGGAGCTCGATGGCCGCGTTGACGACGAAACAGCCGATGGGCCCGGCTTCGCCCGCGATGTCGGCGACGTAGCTCTTCAGCAGTCCGCGCACCGCGTCCACTCCGGAACCGGGCTGCGACAGGCTGGCCACGACCTGCGCGTCCGTCCGTTCCGCATAGCGCTTCAAGGCGGCGACGTACAATTCGTGCTTCGTGCCGAAAGTCGCGTACAGGCTCGCCTTCGCGACGCCGAGGTGTGCGACGAGATCACTGACCGACGTCGCTTCGTAGCCCTGACGCCGGAAGAGCGCGAGCGCGGCGTCGCAGGCTTCGTCGACGTCGAACTCCTTGACCCGGGACATGATCAAAACCCTAGCGCTTTCGAGAACGAGCGGTCAAATATGCGAGCGGCGGTGTGTCGTGTCCGGTGACGCCGAGTGCGGTGGCACTATGGCTGCTCGGACCGGCCTGAGGGGGTGCGTGATGCAGGACTCGCCGCGGTTGACGCTGCCGCCGACGGTCGTCGCCTCCCACCTCCGGTCGTGTGCCGAGGACCTCGCCGCGGGCCTGCGCTGCGGCGGCCCGGGCGCCACCACGACCGAGCTCATCGACGTCGTCGCCCAGCTGGTCGCCGGCCAGGAGGCCATCTCCCACGCGCTCGCCGGGCTCGCCCGCCGCGTCGAGACCGGTTCGGACGCGCTCGCCGCGGCCCCGCCGCTGGACGTCGAGGTGGTCACCGAGGTGCTGCGCGAGGCGGCCATCGCGGCCCGCTGCGCGGCCGAGGCGCTCGACGAGGTCACGCCGTCGTTCGAATGCGTGAGCGAATCCGTCGCGCCCGACACCCGTTTGTAGCTGTCTTCCCGCAAGCCCGCCCGCCTAGCCTGGAGCAGCGGAGGTGACTCGCATGCGCGCGGTGTGGACGGGCACGATCGGGTTCGGCAGTTACGCCATTCCGGTGAAGGCGTACAGCGCGACCGAGGAGCACGAGATCCCGCTGCACCAGGTGCACGGCGCCGACGGCGGCCGCGTCCGGGTGAAGCGGGTCTGCGAGGTCGACGGCGAAGAGGTGCCGCCCGAGGAGATGGTCCGCGGCTACCCGGTCCCCGGCGGTGACGTCGTGCTGCTGTCGGACCACGAACTCGCGTCGCTGCCGATGCCCGGCCGCACGATCGACATCCGCGGCTTCGCGCAGCAGGCCGACGTCGACCCGATCTGGTTCGCGAAGACCTACTTCCTCGAGCCCGAGCCGGCCGGGACGAAGCCGTACGTGCTGTTCAGCGAGGCCCTGCAGCAGTCCGGCCGGATCGCGCTGGTCACCGTCGCGCTGCGCCGGCGTGAGGTGCTCGGCGCGCTGCGGGTGCGCGACCAGGTGCTCCTCCTGGAGACGATGCTGTGGCCCAATGAGCTCAGGGCCCCGGACTTCCCGTTCCGCCACGCCGACGTCGACATCCGCCCCGGCGAGCTGCGCCGCGCGGTGACCCTCGTCGAGGAGCTGACCGGCGAGTTCGACCCGGGCCGCTACCCCGACCGTTACCGCGAGGCCCTCGACGCGTTGATCCGGTCGAAGATCGACGGCGCAGAGGTCGTCCAGCCGACGGCGGCCGAGCAGTCCGAGGGCGTCACGCGGCTGCTGGCGGCGCTGCAGGAGAGCGCGGCCGAAGCCGAGGACGCGCGCAACGCGGCCGTCACGAAGGCCAAGGCTGCCGCGGCTCGCGCGGCGAAGGCGCGTACGACGGCGAAGCGTGCCGCGTCGCGCAGCCGCTCGAAGACGTCCTGAGTAGTACTACCCACGGGTAATTGAGGGTTCTCCCACTGCTGGTGGCCGCCGGGGCGCGGCAGACTTCGTCGTGCCAGCGGATGCCGGAACCGCTGGTGAGGGGGTCAGGACGGCCCCTGGGGAGGTGTGCCGTCCAGACACCGGGGTTCCGGGGCGGGCCGACGGAGGAGCGGTCCGTTCCCGG is a window from the Amycolatopsis sp. NBC_00355 genome containing:
- a CDS encoding SDR family oxidoreductase; translated protein: MGARFAGKIVLVTGGSSGIGRATAKAFAEEGATVVVAGRDEQRLASAVEEIGGPASAVVADVTDSADVARMVETVVARHGGLDVAFNNAGVLGAPAAAGDLREDVFDAVIGTNLTGTWLCMKHEIAHMRAHGGGAIVNMASNIGSHGRIPGMAAYAASKAAVSVLTRTAARDHIADGVRINAVSPGPTDTGMSLRPGETDAGRAVRLKAAIPLGRVGATAEVAAAVLWLASAEAGFTVGHDLVVDGGATA
- a CDS encoding TetR/AcrR family transcriptional regulator encodes the protein MSRVKEFDVDEACDAALALFRRQGYEATSVSDLVAHLGVAKASLYATFGTKHELYVAALKRYAERTDAQVVASLSQPGSGVDAVRGLLKSYVADIAGEAGPIGCFVVNAAIELLPRDPAVARLVERSWDTLEVALTMALERAKAQGELPEGSDPATLARFLLTVLQGLRVLGKGTDAAGRLNAAVSQAMRILIRE
- the ku gene encoding non-homologous end joining protein Ku translates to MRAVWTGTIGFGSYAIPVKAYSATEEHEIPLHQVHGADGGRVRVKRVCEVDGEEVPPEEMVRGYPVPGGDVVLLSDHELASLPMPGRTIDIRGFAQQADVDPIWFAKTYFLEPEPAGTKPYVLFSEALQQSGRIALVTVALRRREVLGALRVRDQVLLLETMLWPNELRAPDFPFRHADVDIRPGELRRAVTLVEELTGEFDPGRYPDRYREALDALIRSKIDGAEVVQPTAAEQSEGVTRLLAALQESAAEAEDARNAAVTKAKAAAARAAKARTTAKRAASRSRSKTS